The following coding sequences are from one Ornithodoros turicata isolate Travis chromosome 1, ASM3712646v1, whole genome shotgun sequence window:
- the LOC135401105 gene encoding E3 ubiquitin-protein ligase MARCHF3-like, whose product MPYLELENDGSRLCRRRGSRSGPGGADAAARCPQLHKIPALFRTSTMNEEDICRICFLGSSAGQLIQPCHCRGSIGYTHKACMEKWVSERREEECNICHFRYHIIKERKTFLDLMRDRDGRIEPLVFASMGVLELLSLIHQFAFSMALTAQLWHSIPTPLKAQIPLIFAMEIVYWSIFPIMAFRLAWDSCNRWRQLNADVRIVLSDASPREPFAPSAGSSRADPRPGGAPPADAPPVDSSPADPRAGGASPADAPPVDSSPADSRAGGAPPADAPPVDSSPVDPRPEDAGPAGAPPVYAPPAHPRPTDAPPAEAPT is encoded by the exons ATGCCATACCTTGAATTAGAAAACGACGGGTCACGATTGTGCAGGAGAAGAGGAAGTCGAAGTGGGCCCGGTGGGGCCGACGCGGCTGCCCGGTGTCCTCAGCTCCACAAAATTCCCGCTCTGTTCCGTACTTCAACGATGAATGAAGAAGATATATGTCGCATCTGCTTCCTAGGAAGTAGTGCGGGGCAGCTTATTCAACCGTGCCATTGCAGAG GAAGCATTGGTTACACACACAAAGCGTGTATGGAGAAATGGGTGTCCGAGAGGAGGGAAGAGGAATGCAACATCTGCCACTTCCGATACCACATTATAAAAGAACGAAAG ACATTCCTTGACCTGATGAGGGACCGAGACGGCAGGATAGAACCTCTGGTGTTTGCCTCCATGGGCGTCTTGGAACTCCTCAGTCTGATCCACCAGTTTGCCTTCTCTATGGCGCTAACAGCTCAActttggcacagcatcccgacGCCATTGAAGGCGCAAATTCCGCTCATCTTCGCCATGGAAATCGTCTACTGGTCCATATTCCCCATAATGGCATTCAG GTTGGCCTGGGACAGCTGCAACCGGTGGCGACAGCTCAACGCCGACGTCCGAATCGTTCTTAGCGATGCTTCACCAcgggaaccgtttgcaccatcTGCAGGCTCCTCTCGTGCAGACCCTCGTCCAGGAGGCGCTCCTCCGGCAGACGCTCCTCCTGTAGACTCTTCTCCTGCAGACCCTCGTGCTGGAGGCGCTTCTCCTGCAGACGCTCCTCCTGTAGACTCTTCTCCTGCAGACTCTCGTGCTGGAGGCGCTCCTCCTGCAGACGCTCCTCCTGTAGACTCTTCTCCTGTAGACCCTCGTCCTGAAGATGCTGGTCCTGCAGGTGCTCCTCCTGTATACGCTCCTCCTGCGCACCCACGTCCTACAGATGCTCCTCCTGCAGAAGCTCCTACGTGA